From Butyricimonas paravirosa, one genomic window encodes:
- a CDS encoding SusC/RagA family TonB-linked outer membrane protein yields the protein MKKTYDRKFFRQKLLSEKKTVTAISRLLIILLLGFPLLTRAGTSGSSRGEIDPLSGTSTRQDSVVAAGKPGNQKLGFYEGEVMDTEGNPLPGVTVLLKGTQTGTSTDTHGAFRFPATKAGKTMLVFSFIGMKPVEKDVTPGKKVIVTMEEEVEGLEEVIITGIYSRDKNSYTGSASTYSAKELKMVGAQNIIQSLKTLDPAMMVLENKQWGSDPNRMPKIEIRGKTSVVGLQTEFENDPNQPLFILDGVETTLETIINLNMDRVASVTILKDAASTAIYGSKAANGVIVVETKSPESGQLRLSYSGNYGISFADLSDYNLMNASEKLEYELLAGRYSPMEGYDGFVDKLQKMQDYYSRLKEVLRGVDTYWLSEPLRTVFNHSHNLYIDGGDQAMRYGLGISYNNRDGVMKKSNRDGMGVNIDLIYRKKGLLFSNKASMDLSNSDREPVAFSEFSRANPYYRKRQENGTIPMYLERKTGLYGEDMLNPLYVWNIENTNTTKDLALRDNFTMEWTTFDALRLRARLGISKSISKTEAFKSPNHTDFLETEKLKKGSFSSNQHESFSYNGDLNIIFGKIFKNVHQVNFVGGWSFSESRSEASGYSVVGFNDDFHKNPAYSTGFRENQKPTYSKDRRRSTSFFMNLNYSYDNRYLMDFNLRADGTSVFGSNKLFSTTWAVGLAWNVHNEEFIKKLGWINNLKIRGSIGNPGNENFDAYISQKTYVYNVELQNMFGASALIQKYGNKNLEWQRTVDKNIGVDLSVLNNRIRVTFDYYFKDTDPLLVSIGMPPSAAATSLYTNMGRQISRGWTGTLNYVFLRKKDLSCSVNMNARANHSEYRDIGDKLDYLNKVGSSTALNRYYEGGSPDDLWAVPSLGIDPATGREVFLKKDGTQTFLYSASDEVIVGSSVPDVEGIVGMSFYYKKLSASFSFRYSLGKETMASALYDKVENITQDNIGRNQDKRALYDRWKKPGDKAKFKAIDDYSSTPMSSRFVVTENTFSGESISIGYDMDAAWLRVAGIQGMNFRVYMNDIFRISSFKEERGLDYPFARSVSFSLGVRF from the coding sequence ATGAAAAAAACTTATGACAGGAAATTTTTTCGGCAAAAATTGCTATCGGAAAAAAAGACCGTCACCGCGATTTCCCGCTTGCTTATCATCTTATTGCTGGGCTTTCCCTTGTTGACAAGAGCCGGGACGAGTGGTTCAAGCCGGGGAGAGATCGATCCTTTATCGGGAACTTCCACACGGCAAGATTCGGTTGTAGCGGCAGGGAAACCGGGAAATCAGAAACTAGGATTTTACGAGGGAGAAGTCATGGACACGGAGGGCAATCCGTTACCCGGAGTGACCGTTTTGTTGAAAGGGACCCAAACGGGTACTTCTACGGACACGCACGGTGCATTCCGTTTCCCGGCAACAAAGGCGGGGAAAACTATGCTGGTCTTCTCGTTTATCGGGATGAAACCGGTGGAAAAGGACGTGACTCCGGGAAAGAAAGTGATCGTCACGATGGAAGAGGAAGTAGAAGGTCTTGAGGAAGTGATCATCACGGGTATCTACTCCCGGGATAAGAATAGTTACACGGGGTCGGCATCCACCTATTCCGCCAAGGAGTTGAAAATGGTTGGTGCTCAGAATATCATCCAGAGTTTGAAAACGCTGGACCCGGCCATGATGGTCTTGGAGAACAAACAATGGGGATCAGACCCGAATCGTATGCCCAAAATTGAAATCCGGGGAAAGACGAGCGTGGTCGGATTGCAGACAGAGTTTGAGAACGACCCCAATCAGCCCTTGTTCATCTTGGATGGTGTGGAGACCACGCTGGAAACCATCATTAACCTAAATATGGATCGGGTGGCAAGCGTGACGATCTTGAAAGATGCAGCGTCCACGGCTATCTACGGGTCGAAGGCGGCTAACGGGGTGATTGTCGTGGAAACGAAATCACCGGAGTCAGGCCAGTTACGGCTGTCATACAGTGGGAATTACGGGATCTCGTTTGCCGATTTGTCGGATTACAATTTAATGAACGCTTCCGAAAAACTGGAATACGAGTTATTAGCCGGGCGTTATTCTCCCATGGAAGGATATGACGGTTTTGTTGATAAACTTCAGAAAATGCAGGATTATTATTCCCGGTTAAAAGAAGTGCTGAGAGGGGTGGACACTTATTGGTTAAGCGAACCGTTACGAACCGTCTTCAATCATTCTCATAACTTGTACATTGACGGAGGTGACCAAGCCATGCGTTACGGTTTGGGTATCAGCTACAATAACCGTGATGGTGTGATGAAAAAGTCCAACCGTGACGGTATGGGAGTGAACATTGACTTGATTTACCGTAAAAAAGGTTTACTCTTCTCGAACAAAGCGAGCATGGATCTCTCTAATTCTGACCGGGAGCCGGTGGCTTTCTCCGAATTTTCAAGAGCAAACCCGTATTACCGGAAAAGACAGGAAAACGGTACAATTCCCATGTATTTGGAGAGAAAGACAGGGTTGTACGGGGAGGATATGCTGAATCCCTTGTACGTGTGGAACATTGAAAACACGAATACAACCAAGGATCTCGCGTTGAGGGACAATTTCACGATGGAATGGACTACCTTCGATGCCCTGAGACTCCGGGCTCGGTTGGGTATATCCAAGAGCATCTCGAAAACAGAAGCATTCAAGTCCCCGAATCACACGGATTTTTTGGAGACGGAGAAATTGAAGAAGGGTTCTTTCTCGTCTAATCAGCATGAAAGCTTCTCGTACAATGGTGATTTGAACATTATTTTTGGTAAAATATTTAAGAATGTTCATCAAGTAAACTTTGTTGGAGGATGGTCTTTTAGTGAATCTCGCTCGGAAGCATCCGGTTACAGCGTGGTCGGGTTTAACGATGACTTCCACAAGAATCCTGCCTATTCCACGGGTTTCAGGGAAAATCAAAAGCCTACTTACTCGAAAGATCGTCGGCGTTCCACCAGTTTTTTCATGAACTTGAACTACTCGTATGACAATCGTTATCTGATGGACTTCAACCTGCGAGCTGACGGGACTTCCGTTTTCGGCAGCAACAAACTTTTCTCCACGACGTGGGCTGTCGGTTTGGCATGGAATGTTCATAACGAGGAATTTATAAAAAAATTGGGGTGGATCAACAATTTGAAAATCCGGGGATCAATCGGTAATCCGGGAAACGAAAACTTCGATGCCTACATATCACAAAAGACCTACGTGTATAATGTCGAGTTGCAAAATATGTTCGGGGCGAGTGCGTTGATTCAGAAGTACGGGAATAAAAACTTGGAATGGCAGCGAACCGTGGATAAAAACATCGGTGTCGATCTGTCTGTTTTGAACAACCGGATTCGTGTGACTTTTGACTATTATTTCAAAGATACGGACCCTTTGCTGGTTTCCATCGGGATGCCTCCTTCTGCCGCGGCGACGAGCTTGTACACGAACATGGGAAGGCAAATTTCCAGGGGATGGACGGGAACATTGAATTATGTTTTTCTGCGGAAAAAGGATTTGTCTTGCAGCGTAAACATGAACGCACGGGCGAACCATTCGGAATATCGTGACATCGGGGATAAATTGGATTACTTGAACAAAGTGGGGAGTTCTACTGCCTTAAATCGTTATTACGAGGGTGGTAGCCCGGACGATTTGTGGGCTGTTCCTTCTTTGGGAATCGATCCGGCTACCGGGCGTGAAGTCTTCTTGAAAAAGGATGGAACGCAAACTTTCTTGTATTCCGCGTCCGACGAGGTGATCGTGGGATCATCCGTTCCGGATGTAGAGGGAATTGTCGGAATGTCATTCTATTACAAGAAATTGTCTGCCTCTTTCAGTTTCCGTTATAGCTTGGGCAAAGAGACCATGGCCTCGGCATTGTATGATAAAGTGGAGAATATCACCCAAGACAATATCGGTAGGAATCAAGACAAACGAGCTTTGTACGACCGTTGGAAGAAACCGGGAGATAAGGCAAAATTCAAGGCGATAGATGATTATTCTTCCACGCCGATGTCTTCCCGTTTCGTGGTGACGGAGAACACTTTTTCCGGTGAATCCATTTCAATCGGTTACGATATGGACGCTGCATGGTTGCGGGTAGCGGGAATTCAGGGAATGAATTTCCGGGTTTACATGAATGATATTTTCCGGATCTCTTCTTTTAAAGAGGAGCGGGGTCTGGATTATCCTTTTGCCCGTTCGGTAAGTTTTTCCTTAGGTGTAAGATTTTAA
- a CDS encoding RagB/SusD family nutrient uptake outer membrane protein → MIRKLKLLVCVVLGALTLSCSDWLKVSSEDRIMENDLFRTPRGFMTALNGIYIDLLNSSMYGKTLTWGMTDILAQYYTCREKDHSYKSLADFDNVTRNNAVSGCWNRSYALLNNVNTILEHCESDRNVLDDTYYHMIKGEALALRALLHFELFRIFGPSYSKDKEKECIPYALTSETKVNPLLPAKEIARLIMEDLKNAEESLTGYDPVIETGAVWGDDPEGGVNDMRYRSMRLNYYAVQALLARVALYCGEKEVAWEYAEKMIRGIHEEHKWFPFVTREEVVTTDKEDRIFQSEILFGLYNLKRKESVYEVGFGANLKQGSVLRIDKDIMQNIYDGDDNDFRLAYWFAEMVDPDNNSYLHVIKYKDVDDIDTKTKISKGYRYIMPVLRVSEVYLIAAECCPDPKEGRNYLNAVRTARNVKNIQDDADLTASIEQEYKREFVGEGQLFWLYKRKGKTEIASGEKQGNVVSMEERFYLFDLPQSEQDYRKENDLGK, encoded by the coding sequence ATGATACGAAAATTGAAATTATTAGTGTGCGTGGTGCTTGGCGCCCTCACGTTGTCTTGCTCCGATTGGTTGAAAGTCAGTTCGGAGGACCGGATCATGGAGAACGATCTTTTCCGTACTCCCCGGGGATTCATGACGGCGTTGAATGGTATTTATATAGACTTGTTGAATTCAAGTATGTACGGGAAGACTCTGACGTGGGGAATGACTGATATTTTGGCACAATACTATACCTGCCGGGAGAAGGATCATAGTTATAAATCTTTGGCAGATTTTGATAACGTGACCCGGAATAATGCCGTGAGTGGTTGTTGGAATCGGTCGTACGCCCTTTTGAATAACGTCAATACTATACTGGAGCATTGCGAATCCGACCGGAATGTGCTGGATGATACCTATTATCACATGATCAAGGGAGAGGCTCTGGCTCTACGTGCTTTGTTACATTTCGAACTGTTCCGTATATTCGGTCCCAGTTATAGCAAGGACAAGGAAAAAGAGTGTATCCCTTATGCTTTGACTTCCGAGACAAAGGTGAATCCTTTACTACCGGCAAAGGAAATCGCCCGGCTGATTATGGAAGATTTGAAAAATGCGGAGGAGTCGTTGACCGGGTATGACCCCGTGATTGAAACAGGGGCCGTGTGGGGTGATGATCCGGAAGGGGGCGTGAATGATATGCGTTATCGCTCCATGCGTCTGAATTACTATGCCGTCCAGGCTTTATTGGCCCGTGTGGCTCTCTACTGCGGGGAAAAGGAGGTCGCTTGGGAGTACGCGGAGAAAATGATTCGCGGGATACACGAGGAACATAAATGGTTCCCCTTCGTGACCCGGGAAGAAGTGGTGACGACAGATAAAGAAGATCGTATTTTCCAAAGTGAAATCTTGTTTGGCCTGTATAACCTGAAAAGAAAGGAAAGTGTTTATGAGGTCGGTTTCGGGGCTAACTTGAAACAAGGTAGCGTGTTACGTATTGATAAGGACATTATGCAGAATATATACGACGGAGATGACAATGATTTCCGGCTTGCATACTGGTTCGCGGAAATGGTTGATCCGGATAATAACTCGTATCTCCACGTGATCAAGTACAAGGATGTGGATGATATTGACACGAAAACGAAAATTAGCAAGGGCTATCGTTATATCATGCCTGTACTCCGGGTGTCCGAAGTGTATCTTATCGCGGCCGAGTGCTGTCCGGACCCGAAAGAGGGACGGAATTATCTGAATGCGGTGAGAACGGCACGTAATGTGAAAAACATTCAGGATGATGCCGATCTGACTGCGAGTATCGAGCAAGAGTACAAGCGGGAGTTTGTGGGTGAAGGACAGTTATTCTGGCTTTATAAACGCAAGGGGAAAACCGAGATTGCATCCGGCGAGAAACAGGGAAACGTTGTTTCGATGGAAGAACGCTTTTACTTGTTTGATCTGCCGCAGTCGGAACAAGATTATAGAAAAGAAAACGATCTTGGTAAATAA
- a CDS encoding DUF4843 domain-containing protein — MKKYIFLLVVVLSFLGCEKEMMDYEGKDGVYFSVQEVPPSLYGDPEIWSHMDTTLIPFSLLLENDSTVRLKVRVMGDVVNYDRYFTVSVVDSLTTALVNEDYAPLEERYVITAGERDGFVEFTGFRQAKMLDSTYYVTLQLMENEYFSLPMDVWRPLENKDYTKEIQNVVRHVVGLSDEVFMPKAWTVNYFGPYSKKKVKLLCEMFGLKMADFDNVIEMDMERQRTYAQGLDKYLKEMEAKGQTVYEDEKDKDGNPVKMAVGPLI, encoded by the coding sequence ATGAAAAAATATATATTTCTATTAGTTGTCGTTTTGTCATTTCTTGGGTGTGAGAAAGAAATGATGGATTACGAGGGGAAAGACGGGGTTTATTTTTCGGTACAGGAAGTACCACCCAGTTTATATGGTGATCCGGAAATTTGGTCTCATATGGACACTACATTGATCCCCTTTTCCTTGTTGTTGGAAAATGATAGTACGGTGCGATTGAAAGTCCGGGTGATGGGGGATGTCGTGAATTATGACCGCTATTTTACCGTATCGGTCGTCGATTCGTTGACTACCGCGTTAGTGAACGAGGATTACGCTCCCCTGGAGGAACGTTACGTGATTACCGCCGGGGAACGTGACGGATTCGTGGAATTCACGGGATTCCGTCAGGCGAAAATGTTGGATTCGACGTATTACGTGACCTTGCAGTTGATGGAAAATGAGTATTTCTCGTTACCGATGGATGTGTGGAGACCCTTGGAAAACAAGGATTACACGAAAGAGATACAGAATGTTGTTCGTCACGTGGTGGGTCTTTCAGACGAGGTTTTCATGCCGAAGGCGTGGACGGTGAATTATTTTGGTCCCTACTCTAAAAAGAAAGTCAAATTACTGTGCGAGATGTTCGGTTTGAAGATGGCTGATTTTGATAACGTGATCGAAATGGATATGGAAAGACAACGCACGTATGCCCAAGGGTTGGATAAATACTTGAAGGAGATGGAGGCAAAGGGGCAGACCGTTTACGAGGACGAGAAGGACAAGGATGGTAATCCGGTGAAAATGGCCGTGGGACCTTTAATTTAG
- a CDS encoding PKD-like family lipoprotein, which yields MKKKLSLLVLFAIALCMGCYDDKGNYDYHEFNEITIGDRGFDTAYILTSFVDTLRISPEIDFKLAENSHLKFEWVARSNGVDFTEYPLGNERDLVFPVSLPTETYTLYFKVTDTLNTMEYWNATAMQVQDLLTSGWIILGENSNGEAQLDMITYSVDTMVLKDMLHDSGLPVLRGPVKVWVVDNYRDNMIHISTEDGTYRLDRDNFKGGDHTHLKYNFYDPEALDHFVLQEVAQLRSYNRAAIIDNKLFHNGFLISSSVFQNPANHYQGTYDLFSIGDKIAYNPKAMAYYYMLYNNDAKRFVYTGGRSYGSPVGYCDTLKDTRDDVEIFSWKTGLDYVTSISSRLLDGYSFTVLTDSKGSYYLYCYALKYQWGWESIEKKKKYSLDKVTDIDKAKFFGVSAQRTYLIYATGSKLYAYDYVAEKVQLLRDFGGQEITLLHYDILIDVGAGDDFFYVGTYDPSLPKETGGTLTMYKVMNDPNNIIVEEVPGFSWSGLCKIKSIDFKRY from the coding sequence ATGAAAAAGAAACTAAGTTTACTCGTGCTATTCGCGATAGCTTTATGCATGGGATGTTATGATGATAAAGGGAATTACGATTACCATGAATTTAATGAAATCACTATCGGTGATCGTGGTTTTGACACGGCTTATATCCTCACGTCGTTCGTGGACACGCTCCGGATTTCACCCGAAATTGATTTCAAGTTGGCGGAAAACTCACATCTGAAATTCGAGTGGGTGGCCCGGTCTAATGGAGTCGATTTTACAGAATACCCTCTTGGGAATGAGCGTGATTTGGTCTTTCCCGTAAGTCTGCCAACGGAGACCTACACGTTGTATTTTAAGGTGACGGATACGCTGAATACAATGGAATATTGGAATGCGACAGCGATGCAGGTTCAAGATTTGCTTACCAGCGGTTGGATTATTCTCGGGGAGAACAGTAACGGGGAGGCCCAACTGGACATGATTACTTATTCCGTGGACACGATGGTGTTGAAAGATATGTTGCACGATAGCGGGCTGCCCGTGTTGAGAGGTCCGGTGAAAGTATGGGTGGTTGATAATTACAGGGATAACATGATTCACATTTCGACGGAAGACGGTACGTACCGTTTGGATCGGGATAATTTCAAGGGAGGTGACCACACGCATCTGAAGTATAATTTTTATGACCCGGAGGCATTGGATCATTTCGTTCTTCAGGAGGTTGCTCAACTTCGTAGCTATAACAGGGCAGCAATTATTGATAATAAGTTGTTTCATAACGGTTTCTTGATCTCCAGTTCCGTATTCCAGAATCCGGCGAATCATTATCAGGGAACTTACGATCTTTTCTCTATCGGGGACAAGATTGCTTATAATCCGAAGGCTATGGCGTATTATTATATGTTGTACAATAATGATGCGAAACGTTTTGTTTATACCGGGGGAAGATCTTACGGGTCACCTGTGGGATATTGTGACACGCTGAAAGATACACGGGATGACGTGGAAATTTTCTCTTGGAAAACGGGGCTGGATTACGTGACAAGTATAAGTAGTCGTTTGTTGGACGGGTATTCGTTTACCGTGTTGACTGATAGCAAGGGGAGTTACTACTTGTATTGCTATGCGTTGAAGTACCAGTGGGGCTGGGAAAGTATCGAGAAGAAGAAAAAATACTCTTTGGATAAAGTCACGGATATTGACAAGGCGAAATTCTTCGGGGTTAGTGCGCAAAGAACCTATTTGATTTACGCTACCGGTTCGAAACTGTACGCGTATGATTACGTGGCGGAAAAAGTGCAATTACTTAGGGATTTTGGTGGTCAGGAAATAACGTTGCTACACTACGACATTTTGATTGACGTGGGAGCCGGTGATGATTTCTTCTACGTGGGTACTTACGATCCCTCGTTACCAAAGGAGACGGGAGGAACGCTGACAATGTACAAGGTGATGAATGATCCGAATAATATTATCGTGGAGGAGGTTCCCGGCTTTAGCTGGTCCGGGTTGTGCAAGATCAAAAGTATTGATTTCAAAAGATACTAG
- a CDS encoding YhcG family protein gives MDNCNIDRKLDERAEALFARISLLIETARKNIASTVNITMVYANFETGKYIVEDEQQGAHRAEYGKSVLKQLSQKLIEKYGRGWSVENLTLYRKFYLVYADSVNMIDPIQKKSLGKDFVNTVYEIGKFEAFSQISQKSFTLSWSHYLILMRIENPSERSFYEIECAQQQWSVRQLQRQVNSSLYERLALSRNKHEVVRLSKEGQTVEKSLDLIKNPLTLEFLGLKSETTYSESKLETAIIDKLQDFLLELGKGFLFEARQKRFTFNEEHFFVDLVFYNRLLQCYCLIDLKIDKLTHQDLGQMQMYVNYYDRYVKQSFEKPTIGILLCKEQNEALVKLTLPDDANIYATQYALYLPNKQLLQAKLNQWAEEFKANHDELEHP, from the coding sequence ATGGATAATTGTAACATAGATAGAAAATTAGATGAAAGAGCAGAGGCTCTATTCGCTAGAATTTCTTTATTAATAGAGACTGCACGTAAAAATATTGCATCTACGGTAAATATCACAATGGTATATGCTAATTTTGAAACAGGTAAGTATATTGTTGAGGATGAACAACAGGGGGCGCATCGGGCTGAATATGGGAAATCTGTTCTGAAACAGTTATCTCAAAAACTAATAGAAAAATACGGAAGGGGATGGTCTGTTGAGAATTTGACACTCTATCGAAAATTTTATTTGGTTTATGCAGATTCGGTAAACATGATTGATCCGATTCAGAAAAAGTCACTTGGAAAGGATTTCGTAAACACTGTTTACGAAATTGGTAAGTTTGAAGCGTTCTCGCAAATTTCTCAAAAGAGTTTTACGCTAAGTTGGTCACACTATCTGATATTGATGCGTATAGAAAATCCTTCTGAACGTAGTTTTTATGAGATAGAATGTGCACAGCAACAATGGAGTGTCCGGCAGTTACAGCGTCAAGTGAATTCCAGTCTGTATGAACGTTTGGCATTAAGTCGCAACAAACATGAGGTCGTTCGTTTGTCAAAGGAGGGCCAAACAGTAGAAAAATCATTGGATCTTATAAAGAACCCCTTGACGTTAGAATTTTTAGGATTGAAGTCAGAGACGACATATTCAGAAAGTAAATTGGAAACAGCAATCATAGATAAGCTACAAGATTTTTTACTTGAATTGGGCAAGGGTTTCCTATTTGAAGCAAGACAAAAGCGTTTCACGTTTAATGAAGAACATTTTTTTGTTGATTTAGTATTTTACAATCGCTTGTTACAGTGTTATTGTTTGATTGACTTGAAGATAGATAAACTGACACATCAAGACTTGGGGCAGATGCAAATGTATGTCAATTATTATGACAGATATGTGAAGCAGTCTTTCGAGAAACCTACTATTGGCATCTTACTTTGTAAAGAACAAAATGAGGCTTTGGTGAAACTGACATTACCGGACGATGCTAATATTTACGCTACGCAATATGCACTCTATCTGCCTAATAAACAATTATTGCAAGCAAAATTGAACCAGTGGGCAGAAGAGTTTAAAGCGAACCATGATGAACTTGAGCATCCCTAG